One window of the Oncorhynchus mykiss isolate Arlee chromosome 5, USDA_OmykA_1.1, whole genome shotgun sequence genome contains the following:
- the LOC110524039 gene encoding uncharacterized protein LOC110524039 isoform X1 → MKRHIKCCAKEEQDRLSTAHLLEVGDDCVDYYDQTESNDGVGAWSQDACSYRIDICTKGKLSRKIISYQRRECAENTCDVISQSQHYNDPERFIEQYRSDRLRRFPCHTHIPTHPGTWVVLKSCEEEPFDFTMPPIRGKNNSATGDYLEQQYALISEKRDTFSKHKQTDECKKLSSACVQDDEMLCFTCHAMLRSFQNCGDKELSYYEPNGTVYSPINNMGIKLLTVQQTQTSLDALRRNQRLRSSAVIRRHPRANKSATLGDISLSTFKNNVVWCNGYRETSSMQAAALPDVPSSSSKKGNNKANPFTVKGLRRLPPSQNGTRPGRSFPESSPPSGRSITPGTQLSSTTPLPPSHPWKSSSTCYLTPPQLAPTKPLVVQQRKKRWCPLQDGERVGFAEILLKQRIMVLH, encoded by the exons ATGAAAAGACATATTAAATGTTGTGCGAAAGAAGAACAGGATCGACTTTCAACTGCACATTTATTGGAGGTCGGCGATGACTGTGTTGATTACTATGATCAAACAGAGAGCAATGACGGAGTCGGTGCCTGGTCGCAAGATGCATGTAGTTACAGGATTGATATTTGCACCAAGGGCAAACTGTCCAGAAAAATTATTTCATATCAGAGAAGAGAGTGTGCAGAGAATACATGTGATGTCATATCGCAATCTCAGCATTACAACGACCCTGAGCGGTTCATTGAACAATACAGAAGTGACAGATTGCGCCGTTTCCCCTGTCACACACATATCCCTACACATCCGGGGACATGGGTGGTGCTGAAAAGCTGCGAGGAAGAGCCCTTCGATTTTACCATGCCACCAATCAGAGGTAAAAACAACAGCGCTACTGGAGACTACTTGGAGCAACAATATGCACTTATATCTGAAAAAAGAGACACGTTTTCCAAACACAAACAGACGGATGAATGTAAAAAGTTATCTTCTGCATG TGTTCAAGATGATGAAATGCTCTGTTTTACCTGCCACGCTATGCTAAGGTCATTTCAA AATTGTGGAGACAAGGAGCTGTCCTACTATGAGCCAAATGGCACAGTCTACTCACCTATCAACAACATGGGCATCAAGCTGCTGACAGTGCAACAAACACAGACCTCGTTGGACGCCTTGCGGAGGAACCAGCGACTCAGGAGCAGCGCTGTCATCAGGAGGCACCCACGAGCCAATAAGAGTGCCACCTTAGGGGACATCTCCCTGTCAACATTCAAAAACAACGTGGTGTGGTGTAACGGCTATCGAGAGACCTCTTCCATGCAGGCCGCCGCTCTCCCTGATGTTCCCAGTTCTTCATCCAAGAAAGGAAACAATAAGGCCAATCCTTTTACGGTCAAAGGGTTGAGAAGGCTCCCTCCAAGTCAGAA TGGGACCAGGCCTGGCCGCTCCTTTCCCGAGTCATCTCCTCCCAGTGGGAGATCCATCACCCCAGGCACCCagctctcctccaccacccccctACCTCCATCGCACCCCTGGAAGTCCAGCTCTACATGCTACCTGACCCCTCCACAGTTGGCACCCACTAAGCCCCTGGTGGTCCAGCAGAGGAAAAAGAG ATGGTGCCCTCTCCAAGACGGTGAGAGGGTTGGCTTTGCAGAGATTTTGTTGAAACAGAGGATAATGGTATTACATTAA
- the LOC110524039 gene encoding uncharacterized protein LOC110524039 isoform X2: MLCFTCHAMLRSFQNCGDKELSYYEPNGTVYSPINNMGIKLLTVQQTQTSLDALRRNQRLRSSAVIRRHPRANKSATLGDISLSTFKNNVVWCNGYRETSSMQAAALPDVPSSSSKKGNNKANPFTVKGLRRLPPSQNGTRPGRSFPESSPPSGRSITPGTQLSSTTPLPPSHPWKSSSTCYLTPPQLAPTKPLVVQQRKKRWCPLQDGERVGFAEILLKQRIMVLH; encoded by the exons ATGCTCTGTTTTACCTGCCACGCTATGCTAAGGTCATTTCAA AATTGTGGAGACAAGGAGCTGTCCTACTATGAGCCAAATGGCACAGTCTACTCACCTATCAACAACATGGGCATCAAGCTGCTGACAGTGCAACAAACACAGACCTCGTTGGACGCCTTGCGGAGGAACCAGCGACTCAGGAGCAGCGCTGTCATCAGGAGGCACCCACGAGCCAATAAGAGTGCCACCTTAGGGGACATCTCCCTGTCAACATTCAAAAACAACGTGGTGTGGTGTAACGGCTATCGAGAGACCTCTTCCATGCAGGCCGCCGCTCTCCCTGATGTTCCCAGTTCTTCATCCAAGAAAGGAAACAATAAGGCCAATCCTTTTACGGTCAAAGGGTTGAGAAGGCTCCCTCCAAGTCAGAA TGGGACCAGGCCTGGCCGCTCCTTTCCCGAGTCATCTCCTCCCAGTGGGAGATCCATCACCCCAGGCACCCagctctcctccaccacccccctACCTCCATCGCACCCCTGGAAGTCCAGCTCTACATGCTACCTGACCCCTCCACAGTTGGCACCCACTAAGCCCCTGGTGGTCCAGCAGAGGAAAAAGAG ATGGTGCCCTCTCCAAGACGGTGAGAGGGTTGGCTTTGCAGAGATTTTGTTGAAACAGAGGATAATGGTATTACATTAA